Part of the Balneolales bacterium ANBcel1 genome is shown below.
ACGCCCGGCGCCGGCCGTTCCAGATCCAGACATTGTCGCTGATGATTCCGATCACCACCTGACCGATGATCCCGGCAATGGGACCGGTAGCCCATACCAGTCCGATATCGGTGATCTCAAGGCCGTACTGATAGGTGAGAAGCCAGCTCAAAGCGGCAATCTGGACCGAGAGTCCGAATCCCATCGCCGTGGCCGGCAGGGCCAGCAATGCGTAAAATGAATTGGTCAGGTTTTTTTGAATACTCAGCATGTGGAATATGTTTAATGGGGTGGCGGGCAGTACGGACCGGTGCAGAAGCGCTTCCATACCTGACTTGAACGTTGA
Proteins encoded:
- a CDS encoding MFS transporter, with protein sequence MLSIQKNLTNSFYALLALPATAMGFGLSVQIAALSWLLTYQYGLEITDIGLVWATGPIAGIIGQVVIGIISDNVWIWNGRRRAFIVVGGVLASLMLLALPNIGVIQAGLGLDAILGIAILISMVLDLSINISFNPTRSIIADVTPEGEERTKGYTW